Proteins co-encoded in one Thermogemmatispora onikobensis genomic window:
- a CDS encoding alpha/beta fold hydrolase yields MAKKEEQEALLTTRDGIALSVHSWKTEQPNCLLLCIQGLGGHGGYYDVLAQAPELATVQIVAPDLRGHGRSQGRRGDIASFRLYLEDVDSTIAWVRRCWPFLPLILLGESMGSSIAIHYLSSHLPHVQEVSGLILISPVLSASITPRPGEVLRYLRLLLTAPTRPAMPITGREELGCRDPAFNERLRQDPLFVRLVSVRFLNLLSSWLASARRRAPAIHLPLLLLRGSCDFIARERGTRAFLRRIGSRDVEVVTLTGAYHSLLHDPATPALLEAIHSWIERHLPQTRGLSTAQADRPAGRQVDRND; encoded by the coding sequence ATGGCCAAGAAGGAAGAGCAAGAAGCCCTGTTGACGACGAGGGATGGAATCGCCCTCTCTGTTCATAGTTGGAAGACGGAGCAGCCGAACTGCCTTCTATTGTGCATTCAGGGGCTGGGTGGGCACGGCGGCTATTATGATGTCCTGGCCCAGGCCCCTGAGCTAGCCACGGTCCAGATCGTCGCCCCGGATTTGCGTGGTCATGGCCGATCGCAGGGGCGGCGGGGAGACATCGCCAGCTTCCGTCTCTATTTAGAGGACGTTGACAGTACAATAGCCTGGGTCCGCCGTTGCTGGCCCTTCTTGCCGCTGATTTTGCTTGGCGAGAGCATGGGGAGTTCGATCGCCATTCACTATCTGAGCAGTCACCTGCCCCATGTCCAGGAAGTCAGCGGGCTGATCCTCATCTCGCCCGTGCTGAGCGCCTCTATTACCCCACGGCCCGGCGAGGTCCTGCGCTACCTCCGGCTCCTGCTGACGGCGCCGACTCGGCCCGCCATGCCGATCACCGGGCGGGAAGAGCTGGGCTGTCGTGACCCTGCCTTCAACGAGCGCCTGCGCCAGGACCCGCTCTTTGTGCGTCTGGTCAGCGTGCGCTTTCTCAACCTGCTCAGCTCCTGGCTGGCCAGCGCCCGGCGCCGGGCCCCAGCCATTCACCTGCCCCTCTTGCTGCTGCGGGGGAGCTGCGACTTCATTGCCCGCGAGCGTGGCACACGGGCATTTCTACGGAGGATTGGGAGTCGCGACGTAGAGGTGGTCACACTGACTGGCGCCTACCACTCCCTCCTGCACGATCCGGCCACGCCCGCCCTGCTGGAGGCCATACACAGCTGGATCGAGCGCCATCTTCCCCAGACTCGGGGCCTGAGCACTGCGCA